From the Budorcas taxicolor isolate Tak-1 chromosome 1, Takin1.1, whole genome shotgun sequence genome, one window contains:
- the SLC51A gene encoding organic solute transporter subunit alpha, producing MEPGRTQIRLDPRYTTDLLEILKTNYSIPSSCFSYPPTAPQLLRALGPMDISLMVIMTLLVLASIAIFLEAAVYLHKNTRCPIKRKTLIWCSSSPTIVSAFSCFGLWIPRALTLVEMAITTFYAMCFYLVMQAMVEGFGGKEAVLRTLKDTPVMIHTGPCCCCCPCCPRIKITRKRLQLLLLGPIQYAFFKISLSLVGLFLIPDGIFDPSDISERSTALWINTFLGVSTLLALWSIGIIFRQARLHLGEQNIGAKFVLFQVLLILSALQPSIFSVLANGGQIACSPPFSSKIRSQVMNCHLLILESFLITVLTRIYYRRKDDKLGYEPFSSPDQDLNLKA from the exons ATGGAGCCAGGCAGGACTCAGATAAGGCTCGATCCCAG GTACACGACAGATCTTCTGGAGATACTGAAAACCAATTACAGCATTCCCTCTTCCTGCTTCTCTTACCCTCCCACTGCACCCCAGCTTTTGAGAG CATTGGGCCCTATGGATATTTCCCTCATGGTCATCATGACCTTGCTTGTCCTGGCCTCAATAGCCATCTTCCTGGAGGCTGCTGTCTACCTGCACAAGAACACTCGCTGCCCTATCAAGAGGAAGACCCTGATCTGGTGCAGCTCTTCACCCACG ATAGTGTCCGCATTCTCCTGCTTTGGTCTCTGGATTCCTCGTGCCCTCACACTTGTGGAAATGGCCATAACTAC GTTTTACGCGATGTGCTTTTACCTGGTGATGCAGGCCATGGTAGAAGGCTTTGGTGGGAAGGAGGCAGTGTTGAGGACACTGAAGGACACCCCGGTGATGATCCATAcaggcccctgctgctgctgctgcccctgctgcccccgaatcaagatcaccag GAAGAGACTTCAGCTGTTGCTGCTGGGCCCCATCCAGTATGCCTTCTTCAAGATATcactgagcctggtgggcctgtTTCTCATCCCTGATGGCATCTTTGACCCATCAGAC ATTTCTGAGAGGAGCACAGCTCTATGGATCAACACTTTCCTCGGTGTGTCCACCCTGTTGGCTCTGTGGAGCATAGGCATCATTTTTCGTCAAGCCAGGCTGCACCTGGGCGAGCAGAACATAGGAGCCAAATTTGTTCTGTTCCAG GTACTCCTTATTCTGTCTGCTCTGCAGCCATCCATCTTCTCAGTCTTGGCCAATGGCGGGCAGATTGCTTGTTCGCCTCCCTTTTCTTCTAAAATCAGGTCTCAAG TGATGAACTGCCACCTCCTCATCCTCGAGAGTTTTCTGATCACTGTGCTGACACGAATATACTACCGAAGGAAAGATGACAAGCTTGGATAtgaacctttctcttctccagaccAGGACTTAAACCTCAAAGCCTGA